From Lacerta agilis isolate rLacAgi1 chromosome Z, rLacAgi1.pri, whole genome shotgun sequence, the proteins below share one genomic window:
- the LOC117039997 gene encoding rho-related GTP-binding protein RhoG-like, with protein MQTIKCVVVGDGAVGKTCLLISYTTNAFPEEYIPTVFDNYSAQMTVDGRMVSLNLWDTAGQEEYDRLRTLSYPQTNVFVICFSIGSPSSYANVRHKWHPEVSHHCPNVPILLVGTKKDLRSNTETVKKLKEQSLGPTTPQQGTSLAKQIGAVKYLECSALNQEGVREVFAEAVRAVLYPVTKKNSKKCLLL; from the coding sequence ATGCAGACGATAAAGTGCGTGGTTGTTGGCGACGGAGCTGTGGGGAAGACCTGCTTGCTCATCAGCTACACTACCAATGCATTCCCTGAGGAATACATTCCCACGGTGTTCGACAACTACAGCGCTCAGATGACTGTTGATGGCAGGATGGTTAGTCTGAATCTCTGGGACACGGCAGGCCAGGAGGAATATGACCGCCTGCGCACCCTCTCCTATCCTCAGACCAACGTCTTCGTTATCTGCTTCTCCATTGGGAGCCCCTCCTCGTACGCAAACGTGAGGCACAAATGGCACCCTGAGGTGTCTCACCACTGCCCAAATGTGCCTATTCTTCTTGTTGGCACCAAGAAGGACTTGAGAAGTAACACGGAGACAGTGAAGAAGCTGAAGGAGCAGAGCCTGGGCCCCACCACCCCCCAGCAGGGGACGTCACTGGCCAAGCAgattggagcagtcaaatactTGGAATGTTCAGCGCTGAACCAGGAGGGGGTGAGAGAAGTCTTTGCTGAAGCTGTGCGTGCCGTTTTATACCCTGTGACAAAGAAGAACTCCAAGAAGTGCCTTCTGTTGTAG